The genomic segment GGCAGCAGGCGGAGGAGTTTGCCCACCAGGTAGGAATTTAAGGGGCAGGAGGGAACCTCTTGGTTCACTTGGTCCCTCTGGAGGAGGCttgccaggtccctcttggcCCCCGGCAGGGGCGTGGGGGAGTGGGGCTGCTAACGGCAGGGTGGGAAATTCtcgtgggtggagcctggggaggagagggtccGCAGTGGGGGCAGTTCCACAGAACCCACCCTTCAAAGTAGCTGCGCTCTCCAAGGAGacggatctctgtcatctggagacgagctgtaagtCTGGGGAATCTCCGTGTCCCCTCTGGGGGCAGAACCATGGCCATGCTCCCCCTCTCCTCAAGCAGTTCTGGGTCTCTCGTGTCCTCGCAATCCCCTGGGCTTCCTTCCCCCCGGGCTCCAGATGCTGGTGCAGCAGAAAGAGGCCAAACGGCAAAGCGCAATCCTGATGCAGAACGCCGGGCCGGACTCTCGGCTTCTCCGAGCTCTGGATGAGCTGGCCAAGACAACCGGGGTGCTGGAAGGAGCCCGGCTGGAGCATCAGGCCCGGGTGAGTCTCCTGTCCAGACGCCTGGCCGGAATTTCTCAAATCTGGAATTCAGTTACAtctactttccccttcctttggccAAGATCTGTATAAGAAGTTTCAAAATGTaaacccccaccaaaaaaacaacaacccaaaaaccCTGTTTAGGTAAAATAAGAGTGATGTGCGTGGTGTGCactttggagaggcatgctttttgtaagaactttggggggaaatgctgATTTCGTGAGCTTAGacagatggggagtgggtgggcaggaagggatgtgccagggttggtctcttgtggccctttcttgcataaccagggaattgctgatggccactgtgggatgggagctgaatttcctccaggccaggctggattctggagatttttggtggagagatcagttgggcatgaaataggggtcactgtggatgggcagcctgttgtgagttcctacattgtacagggggttggactagatgacccttggagaccctttccagttctatgattctatgacaatagGAAAGTTCCTATCCATTCAGACTGGAGTAAATTTGGATTTATTCTTGGGTCTGCAGGTGAAGGATCTGGAGTCCCAGCTGGCAGAGCGGCCACAGCCAGGAGAAGTGCAGAAGCTCCAGGCTGCCCTGGCTGCAGCTGTGGAGAAACATACCTGCCTTGAAAGGCAATTGCTACAAGCAGAGGAGAGAAATGCCACACTGGGAGATAAAGGTATGGCCTGGGCAGAATGCTTTTCAGCTGCTCCTGAATTGAACTCCTCACGGGATTGGGGCATTCCAAGGTGAAAGCAGCATACCTGGTCCGTTGACAAGCTTCCTCCAGAAGGCTACAATCCTCCAATGACTGGTTTTTTTGGCCCTATTTGCAGAGAGGAGGCAGGTGGCAGCCAGAGACAATAGGGCCTTCTCTCTGGCGGCACCCCACCCTTGGAACACTCTCCCTCTTGGTGATTGCCTTGTTCTGCTTCATTAACTGGCCAACACAGGTTTTTAACTGTAGGATTCCATCCTTTTGTGGTCTGCTTCAATCCTGAGGACGGTTTTTATGGCTATCGTTCTGAATGCTGGTTTTAGGGTTGGTTTTAGGGTTTGTTCTATTATTTAGGATTTTACTCAATTGattttcaggtttttctgcatgTGTTATTTGGTCCTTTGTGTACCCTTATGGCAGgagagccaaactgtggctttccagatgttcaggactacaattctcatgagccccatagcagaggctcatgggaattgtagtcctggacatctggagagccacagtttgtccacccctgccttGTGGCAtctttcctcccacccctttCCCAACGTGTTTTAGTCCCCCTAGTGGTCACTTTTATTTATCATCACTGCGTCGCCGATTTATTCTTGAGCACTTTAAAATGCAGTGAAATAAGCAGGAGACAGAGATGAAATATCAAAGAAGCCACTAGTAAAACATATGCGGAAAAAGGAAAAAACTGAGCCTAGAAGGGCACAAgagcaacaaaaacaagaaatATAGGAAAGCCCTTTGTGAGCAAGTCTCCAGACAGGGGACAGGTAAATGTTCTAAGTAAATAAACCAAACCTCCAACATTCCACCTTTCCAGATCTTGGGTGGAGCCCAGTGCATGAAGGAATCGCTGTGGATTTCACATCCTtgcattcccctccctcccatgcctGGAAAGAAATTGAGCTCTGGTGACGTCACAGCATGCCCACCAATCAGGGCTATGCACAGCCAGCTTCTGGGCGGGACCTGTAGAACTCTCTCCCCACTCTTAGTGCTGCATTTGTAGGTGGGGGTGCCTCCTAACTGGCCTCGCCTGCTGAATTCCAAAACTCACAGGAACAAGTCCTCCCTTTACAAAAATTACACTTTTAGAAATCctgcaacagcaacaaaacaacaACCCCGCACTTCCGTTCCTGAGAGCCCTTCTTTGTTTTGCAGTGAAGCTGATGGAAGAAAAGGCCAAGTGGACGGAAGACTCTTCTCCTGGGCCCTGCCccacggctccccctcctcccccaccccctcctcccccaccacccccttGCCCAACCCCTGTGGAGTAAGTAAATGCACTAAGCACTTCTCATCTTCAGTGACTTAACTCCCTAACAGAGACGGTGGAGATCAAAGAACGGCTGGTCCCCTAAAGAGGGGCTACCCTAAAGGTCCCCTAAAGAGGGGCTACAAGGCAGCCCTACAAGGACTTCCAAGGCAATGCTGCCATATTTGGTGGGACAGCTCATGCCCAACTCTTGTACGATTAAGGAGAATGCTGAGATAGTCCAGGAAGCAGGAGACACTTCATCCGGTGTTCTTTGAAGtggtggatagggttgccaactctagacagggaaattcctggagacttggggggggggctaaggagggcgagatttggggagggaggagatctCAGCAGGAGGCAATCCCACaatacagccattttctccaggggcactgatctctctggtctggacatgagttgtaattccaggagctttccaggcccgacttggaggttggcaaccctagccccctGGCGGATGATGCCGTAGCTCCTTGGAAGCAAAGGGCAGCCAGGATCAAGATCAGCGGGGTCCAGGAGTAGAGGGTTATCCCCTGacctcttctcttctcctcttgCAGTCCCCTCCTGGCCATCAAGCAGAGGAAGGGAGCTCCCCGAGTAAAGCAGGCAGGTAAtctgaggaaggggagggcaggtggggaattcctgaagaatttgggggagggggagcctgaggGAAGGTCAGGTTCGGGGAGTGACCTCAGCGGAGTATCGTGCCGTTtaaacccccatccccccccccaaacatccattttctcttgaGGAACGTCATGTCACCCCTGTCGTCTGGAGAttggctgtaattctgggagctctccaggccccaggaaCTGACCGAGAGGGCAGGGGGACAGGGACCCAGAGGACAGCAGTATGTGAATCTGGATGTCGGAAGGAAATTTTGTACCTTCCagacgcaggcaggcaggcattccCCGGCTCATCTGTCTCAGCAAAGCAGCAAAATGTATCCCAGCATGAGGTCAAAAATGTTTTGATTGATGAATAAGTGGTGCAGTTAATAGGAGTCCTGGCAAAACACCCAGAGATAAATCGTGACTTGAATCACAAATCAACACCGTGGCGAGTGGGATCCCCAAGTACCCACAAAGGAGCAGGCCACCTaggcttgccatcctccaggcggtggctggagaactGCCAACGGGCAGCAGGGGtcggttcccctggggaaaagggctgccttgcagggtgggctGTGTATGGTGGGATTCGGAGGGctaccatgttggtctgaagcaacagaacactcCAACAGCCCCTTTAAGAGGAAAGTGTTATTCTGGGTGTCAGTTTTCATGTGCAGCCACACATGAGCATGCACATGATGCTGGCAGAATTTGGACATGCAAAGAGGGACGAAGCACCTGGCTGCTTAGAAGAATGCAATAGTTTAAGAGGAGACACAAACATTGTGTgtagacgggagagagagagtgctGTCTAACTGCTCTGTCTGCTCATTCGGTTTTTCtggaggcaagaagggaggaagggcactcaAAGGGGAAGGAAGTCTCCAAGGAGCCTATCAGAAGCCGGGGGGAGATAACTTTAAAAATACCACAAAGTACCTGTCTAACTGTGCTAAAAacgcatctcctctgatgccccctgcaggacgttCTTCATactctgctcaatcatgcacacaacAGATCCTGAGCATTCCAACAAACgaaagcttttacccagaattaaatgggtttgtcttaaaggtgccaccggactcaaactttgtggcATGCCGTTGTATCCCAATGAGCTCCAGGTATTTGCCCACCCGGAGATGGCGACCCCAGGTCTTACCAATCTTCTCCTCCTTCGTTTAGAGATGTTGAACCGCAGCACGGAAGACTGCAAAGTGAAAGCTGTAGAGGAGATGATGGCCCGGATCCGAAGCGGGGTGGTGCTGCGCTCGACCCAAGGGGAAGCAGAGGCCTCGCCCAAGGTACAGGGGGCACCTCCATGGGGTACGATGCCATCGAGTCCAGTCTCCAAAGCGGGGCAGGATCCACTGGGAGGACAAGGACGGTCTGGACTGGGGGGAACGTCaagctgccttttcctgcatgagagctgtctcTTTCCAGCCCTGGATGACAGAGCGGGGTAACCTCCTTGCCCGCTTCTGAGCGCCATCGAAGCATAGAAACCctcccttttctgtttctccccAAGGGACAGTCTGCGGCAGCAGCGGCAAGCAAGCGGAGAAGCGCCGCGATGGAGCTCCAAGACCTGCTGGTGAGGGTCGGCTctcggtggggaggggctgggctggAGAACCCCACCGGCAGTCCCAGGCCTTGCAAAGCGGGTTCCCGTCAGACCCGTCAGTGCCTCGCTTGGATCAGTGCAGAACCTCGATCGGTATCATCCACGGGTGGACAGtgactctgcttggcaggcaagcccaatccctggcagcagcggcagcagcagctccagCGGGAAAGGACAGGCAAGAGGCGATGGGGTAGGCCtccgcctgaggccctggagagccaaggtCAGGCTAGGCAGACGGTGCTGACCTTGTGGGCCTGGCTCAGTAAAAGCCAGCGTCTTTCATTCATGCCTTGGATTGTTTCTCCACCTTTAACAAGGGCTCGGTGTGGTTCACACCCTAGGAACTCCATCGTCCAGCCCTTccgctgtctgtctgtctgtctgtctgtctgtgcattTACTCAGACAGTGTCCATGCTGCCTCTTGACAGGACCTCCAAAAAGGCAGATCAGTGAGTTCTAGAGCAAATCGAGCCAGAACTCTCCCTCATACAGtcggcatagggttgccaggctccagatggGGTTGGACACCTCCAGGAATCACAGCTCTGAGGGGGCAGAGAAAAGGGTGGATTGGGGTAGGGGGGTCtcccctggctccccccccccagatccccaggaatttcccagtttggAGCTAGCAATCCTAGACTGACAACAtttcacccccacacacacacacaaaacccggCAGTGTAGCCCTTGGCTGTGGTGCCAGTCGGTGCTCTCCTGTGGCGGCCAACCTCGCCCTGTGAGTGCCTGCGGTGAGcccacccctctcctccccagagcACCATGAAGAGGCCGGCCAGGAGGTCCAGCCAGCGGAAGGGCAGCCAGAAGCACAGCCAGCTGGAGGCCATCTTGCAGAGACGCCGGCGGATTGTCGACTGCCCCGGCCAGTCCCCAGCTCAGCAGCAGCGTCCTGCCCCCGAGGAGACGGGACACGGGGCCCCGATCTACCCTGGAGGGGCCTCAGCCGgggcccacccccctccaaaggcAGAGCTCCCACGAAGCCCACATCCCAGCACATCGTCTTCCACGGATACCAGCGGAAGCCcgccaggtgggtgggtgggtgggaagtcgCCTGCTGGAACGGCAGGCCAGGCCAGATGCGATACAGGGGAGCCCAGACGGGGGTCTCTTGCCAGCCTTCCAAACCTAACTGGCAGCTCCAGgttcggagggggggggcaagggtgGAACTTCCCTCCCGGGGCTTTAAGGAGCCCTCCCTCCGAAAACACCATTCGCTCTGCTGGATGAAAAGGCACGGATTTTCTGGCTGCTCACCAAAGAAGGTGGGTGGGCACGGAGGTGGGGTCTTATTTGGGGGGACACGTTTCAGCTGCAAGAGTCCCTGCCTTAAGGGAAAGCATGCTGGTGGTCCGGTTAACCACATGTGAACGTATGAcgtggctgccccaggaggacaCGGCCCACCTAGCTCCACATCGGCCTTTCTAAAAACCGGAGCGGAGAGagactgtgtgtgagagaggcaaAGAAaggcaggcttgccaacctcc from the Paroedura picta isolate Pp20150507F chromosome 10, Ppicta_v3.0, whole genome shotgun sequence genome contains:
- the LOC143819557 gene encoding shootin-1-like isoform X2, whose amino-acid sequence is MALPQEGFGQLAAILESGSDPSEEDGEEDAPLQEAEKAREKLAEFEQASAALLEELNSLEAEYEIEKSCREQAEVYATQVNRENMKLKRISAVLLPMLSHLPGDCAGLADEEEVAGEPAADLGCQYLQQIKDLQARISRLLWEKKELAGQVKELEDHVRHLQEQLEELSSEKKCLEASVEHHQRVLRRVRQASRLVTKEYDEISQQLHLEQELRQQAEEFAHQMLVQQKEAKRQSAILMQNAGPDSRLLRALDELAKTTGVLEGARLEHQARVKDLESQLAERPQPGEVQKLQAALAAAVEKHTCLERQLLQAEERNATLGDKVKLMEEKAKWTEDSSPGPCPTAPPPPPPPPPPPPPCPTPVEDVEPQHGRLQSESCRGDDGPDPKRGGAALDPRGSRGLAQGTVCGSSGKQAEKRRDGAPRPAEHHEEAGQEVQPAEGQPEAQPAGGHLAETPADCRLPRPVPSSAAASCPRGDGTRGPDLPWRGLSRGPPPSKGRAPTKPTSQHIVFHGYQRKPAR
- the LOC143819557 gene encoding shootin-1-like isoform X1 — its product is MALPQEGFGQLAAILESGSDPSEEDGEEDAPLQEAEKAREKLAEFEQASAALLEELNSLEAEYEIEKSCREQAEVYATQVNRENMKLKRISAVLLPMLSHLPGDCAGLADEEEVAGEPAADLGCQYLQQIKDLQARISRLLWEKKELAGQVKELEDHVRHLQEQLEELSSEKKCLEASVEHHQRVLRRVRQASRLVTKEYDEISQQLHLEQELRQQAEEFAHQMLVQQKEAKRQSAILMQNAGPDSRLLRALDELAKTTGVLEGARLEHQARVKDLESQLAERPQPGEVQKLQAALAAAVEKHTCLERQLLQAEERNATLGDKVKLMEEKAKWTEDSSPGPCPTAPPPPPPPPPPPPPCPTPVDPLLAIKQRKGAPRVKQAEMLNRSTEDCKVKAVEEMMARIRSGVVLRSTQGEAEASPKGQSAAAAASKRRSAAMELQDLLSTMKRPARRSSQRKGSQKHSQLEAILQRRRRIVDCPGQSPAQQQRPAPEETGHGAPIYPGGASAGAHPPPKAELPRSPHPSTSSSTDTSGSPPGEAAAKPFVGPLEEKSPSPVRSQQSTASLQARRRTAPSSESKP